The sequence below is a genomic window from Marmota flaviventris isolate mMarFla1 chromosome 9, mMarFla1.hap1, whole genome shotgun sequence.
ATGACTTTTCCTATACAttgataaattatgttttaatattttgtttatattaacaACAAATAttgtctataatttttatttttgcccttTCTTCAATTTTTGTATCAGGGTAATATcagatttataaaatgaagtggaaagtttttcttttttcctgttttctggaAGGGGATTATGTAGTATTAGTGTTCTTTAAACACTTCTCTGGTGAACCATATAGgtcaagatatttctttttttttttttttcttggtactggggattgaactcaggggcacgtgaccactgagctacatccttagccctattttgtattttatttagagacagggtctcactgagttgtttagtgccttgcttttgctgaggctggctttgaactcatgatcctcctgcctcaacctcctgctaggattacaggtgtgtgccaccatgcccagcatctTTTTAGAGCTTTTAGACTAAGCATTTATCTTTAATaattatcagatttttaaaatggtctATTTTATATTGGATGAATTgtaatagtttgtatttttaaagaaattggttGATTTCTTCTAAATTGTTAAAGTGGTGTGTGCAGAACTGTTCACAGTATTCATTTACTATCCTTTTTATGTATTCAGAATTTATGTTGGTCCTATTACTCATCTTGCTTCATTCCTTAAATTGATAATTTgtgtcctttttttatttgtaatcttTTTGAAGGTTTGTCAACTTTACTATTCTTTTCGTAAAACCTGctctttgtttcattaattttctttttgtttttctgtttctactttcattgatttctgctctttcatgatttttttcttcctgtttgctTTGTGTTGATATtactcttcttatttttctaagttcTTAAAGTGTcaatttcagattttctatttttcagaaaTGTGTTTTTAGTGCCATAAAATTTTTCTTGGCATTGCTTTAGCTATGTCCCACAAAATTATGACTTTTATCCAATGctactttcattttcattcaatgtACTTTAAAATCTCTTTTGAGATTGCTTCTGTGATCCATTGATTACCTAGAAGAGTGTTATTTAGGatccaaatgaaaatgaaaccacAAGACATCATTACACTCTTAccaaaaacactaaaattaaaaacagtggCAACTTTAAATGATGACAAGGATGCACAAAAACTGTATAACTCATGCATTTCTGGCAGTGATATAAGATGTGGTTACCACTCTAGAAAACAGTTTgagagtttcttttaaaaaaaactgatcatTTGATTCACATACACCTCAGTACTTGCACTCTGTGCATTTGTCCtagaaaaaatgagaacaaatgtTCACATGAAAACTACACACAATGTTTATAGTAggtttattcacaatagccccacCTGAAAACAACCCAGATATTATTCAACTGTTGTATATTTAAACTAAAGTATGTCCATAGTGTGGGATGCTACTCAATAGTTAAGAAAAGTCAGATATTGATACAatcaattgttttttattttctttgtgattctccagaaaatgttggagaaaagaaaagcaaaatgctggaaaaaaaataaaagccaattcCAAAAGATTACATAGAGTATGATTCCTTTTATAGCATTCCTAAAATggcaaaacacaaaaatagagaacagattagtggttgccagaggtAAAGGAAAGGATAAGGGCAGGAGAGAAATGGGGCCCCCATCATAGTTCACACACTTTATGTCTTATAGTATTTACTCCTCAGTGACTCTGTGAGGCACATAAATATTGTTAAGTAGATTAGGAATCTAAGGCTCAAAGAAGTTAAGTAAATTGCCCCAAATTATTTTACTGAGTTTCCCAAACATTTCACTTGTATCTCTTTTTGGTCTCTTGGACTCCTGCCTTGGAACCATCCCAAAGCatcagaaggaggaggagaaaacaaaGGCGAAAGGAAGTAAAGTGCAAGATAAAGGGATCTTGCTTGGTTTGGCAGAGCTCTCTGacatggaagaaagagaaggtggaGTCTCTATATCTTTCTTTGCCCTGTGCTTTAACTGTCTTTTAAATATACTCCCTAATTCCTCTGCTAACCAGTCTAGCCATCTCATCTAAAAGAGTGAGTAGATTCTATTATCTGCTGATTTCTCTTCAAGTGGTCAGTTctcccatgttttctttattttgctcagTACTTCCATTTTCTTACTCCTCTCTACACAAAACAGAACTCTGAACTCGTATTAATATTGTCCACATCTGGTCCATTCTATTGATACTCAGACCAATacactttcttcatctttttcattCATGTTCTTTATTCCTATTCTGCCTGTTCTTCCTATGTCCTTTATGATCTTCCATTACTAGTCCATTCTTTCTGTATTCTATATCTTCACCTAATATTCTCTCATTGAATCTACAGTCTATAGTGCAAGTTCATCTCACCCTAATACCATAACTATTACCTAGACAGTCCAATCTTCCTGCACTTAATCTAACATCCTCATGATTTTTCTGGCACCTGAAGATTTACAATCAATGTGTCTTTCCAAATCTGTCAAACTTTTTGGTAATCTATTGAAATTCTCCACTTGTGATCATTTCTACTCAAATCCTTTTTCTATTCTGCCTTCATTATATTTCACTCCTATTATTTGCAGTTCATCTCTTCTGTGCATATTATACCTTTCTCCACTTTTCCATCCACCTGTGCATCCATATAGCCATTGTAGTGTCTTTCCTAACTAAAGAAGACCCTCTAATAGGAAATACTGTCAGGAGAGACAGAGATACCAGTTAATAATCTATGTCTGCAGAATATGGATAGTTTGGGAGGagtgataaataaaaaatgaaaacatgaaagataaatataaattccTGGGAGCAGGGTGAGTTTTTTTGATAGGGAAAAGTATATGTGCCGAGTCACTGAGTGAGAAAACATCATGGAATGTTTAGGGAAAAAAGTGAGCAATGACTGCTGTGGAACAGTTAAAGGAAACACATTTTGATGGCTTTTTGGAGGATTTCATATGTGTTTGTCAATACTGGATGCCCTCATGGTCACTCCAGAAATAAGTGGAGGAATAGAATGAGGAAGTTCAGTCTGGAGTAAGAAAGGCAAGGTAAGAAAACTATTGAAATCACTAAGTTAAGAAATAGCAAGGACCTGTATAAGGGTCTAGAGAAAAGGCAGTAGAAATAGGACAGGAGAAAGGAGACAGACCTGAGGGACAGTGAAACAGACAGTTTAGATAGGATTTAGGTTACTGTGGGTAGAatgtggggcaggaggaggatgAGCATGAAATATCTAGGAAACTTCCAGATCTCTGGCATAGGTGACTCCATGGAAACAAATGCCATTCATTGTGATAGAGGAATAATGGGTTTGGGAAGGATTTCTCTAAAACACATTTCATTTGAGAAACTCTAGTGACTTCTGGGAAATCATGTCCACTCCTTATTTTATCAGTAACAATATATGGGGCCACTTCAACTACGTAGCTCCTCTTTTATATCTATCTGAGTAATGGCAGCAGTGATACAGCAAATAAAATGGTACTTTTCACATTATTTAATGGGAGCAGTAATGAGAAGAAATTCACCCAAACTACaaaggtaaaaggaaaagaagagtaaCTGATGAGGGTATGCCACATGAGTCAGGACTTGAAGGCAAGTAGGAGTCAGTCATGCTCATGACACAGCAACATGAGTGGAGTTAGGTGGTGATAACATGCGCTTAGAGCTTCAGGGCTTACAAGACAATGTGGACTGTGGCAAGAAGCAAGATTTTGGTGAAAGTAAGGGCAGATCATGAAGTATCTGTAGGTCTTGTTAAATAGTTCAAACATTATTATGCAGGTAATGGGGCACTGTGGACAGGTTTTTAAGTAGaggagtagaggaagaagattTGAGGCGTGGGGTGAGATAACAGGCAGAGATACCAATTAGGAGTTCACctgtgaaagtttttttttattttcaagtttgcaGAGCATCAAATGTTAAGATAGTTTTCTATTATCCTATTCTATTAAAGGATAAGTGGGCAGGTCTGAGGTCAAGGGGGTCAAAAGCCCAATGAATGGCATACAAATCAGTTATTGAAGAGAAAAGACCAAGGCTAAGGTCAAAAAGGACAATTGCAAGTTTGAGTTCCCACTTAGGAAGCTAGTGCATGATGGGGAGATGGACATGGCAGTGTAAGCTTTTAAGTATTAGAATATGAAGACACATTCCTACTACTAGATCATGAGCTTCTTAAACACTATTAACCCTTATGTACTACAAACTCTTAACTTATGGATAATCTAGAACATCATTGAtccatttaaattttgaaataaacaatATTTGGATGAGGATGGTAAGAACAGAGGTGATGGGAAATGCAAGTCTCTCGTACTGAGAGAAATGTCAAGGGCTCAAGTAACGACAGCAGAGTATAAAGAGACGAGAATCTCAGGTATAAAATCATTAGCAGGTTAAAGTTTGATTTGCCAGCACATTTTGCTCCTAGTACCTCATAGAATCTAAGAGTAAAGGTCTTCATAGGTCTAAGAGTAAAACGAAAGAAAATTTGTGAGAGGAAATAGCACTGAGGTATTCAGCTGACTGTCTAGTCCATTCTTTCTAATCTGTGTACTCCTCTCAATTTATGATCATACAGGGGGTGGGGTGAAAAATAGTTCTTTATTCAAATCAATCATCATGTGAAAATGATAACTTCTATTTCACATCAGGcccagaaaaaaatcttgaagtttcaaaagagaaaattttgtcTTTGATATCAAGATAAACAGAGAGTGGTCCACCAAATGTAAATTGGTCTTGAGGGTAAAAGAAGGTACTCTACTCTCATTCCAAGAGAGTTAGCACAACTTTTATAACTGATGAGATTGTCAGTTTTTCTGACATCTGGCATCTGTTTCCTAGCCTGGTTTTCCAGTGTGTCCCATGTCCTCCCCTTGAGTGCTGAGCTTTGTGGGACTTTCATCCTACAGTTGTTGTAACCTTTGGTGTTCTGCTTTGGTCTCTTTTCTTTGCAGGTAGGAACTGCTTGTCTAGCTGAATCCCAACAATTCCCTCTCCTATATGTGAATTTAGGATATATCTTACATTCCATCCTGCATATCACCTGAATATTTTAGAAGCACCAAGGTCCTAACTTCCTGGTCTCATTTCTTACCATCTATGTGACTTAGAGCATGTCTCTTAATCTATCTATACTTCAATTTCCCTAGGTATTAAGTGAGGTAATTACTCAGAGTAGTTGAAAGATTTTTCTGAAGATCAAGTGAACTAATACTGCAGTGCCTGCAATAATAATGCACAGTAAATGCTCAGATGTGTTATATAGTATTGTCATTCCTCCACTGtgaaatttatttcctcacaatAGAATTACAATCCAACTTATGACAAATTCTCACTTTAGGGCAACTGAAACTCACCattttgggtttattttcattttattttgcttatgaaaatttattactactgtattttcatttcaaaattgaTGATCTTAATCATTCCCTCTTGCTTTTGTATAGGACTAAAGAGAGACCTTGGGATCAACTAGCATCATCTTACTTGGTGTTTCTCAATACATGCTTCCCAAAGTGCCAGAACCAACTTCTATTCTGTCTCCAAAACAAACCTATTTAGTTTTGTGCATGTTCGTGTTATCATATTTCTCAGCTCAGTGATTAATTATATGTACTCTATATACTGCATCTTATCAACATAAACCCACCAAGAGAAAAGCTAGATTCTTGAGGCTACCCCTTGAAGACACTCCATTTCCATCTCCTGAAGAACTGTGGACAAAACTGACATCATGGAGCGGAGGAACCACAGTGGGAAAGTGAGTGAGTTTGTGTTGCTGGGCTTCCCAGCTCCTGTGCCTCTGCGGGCACTGTTGTTCTCCCTTTCTCTGCTGGCCTATGTGTTAGTGCTATCTGAAAACACCCTCATCATTGTGGCAATTAGGAACCACTCTACCCTTCACAAacccatgtatttttttctggctAATATGTCCTTTCTAGAGATCTGGTATGTCACTGTCACTATTCCCAAGATGCTTGCTGGCTTCATTGGGTCCAAGCAGAATCATGGACAGATAATCTCTTTTGAGGGTTGCATGACCCAGCTTTACTTTTTCCTGGGCTTGGGCTGCACTGAGTGTGTCCTTCTTGCTGTTATGGCTTAtgatcgctatgtggccatctgtcatCCTCTCCATTATGCTGTCATTGTGAGTGGCCGACTGTGTGTACAGCTAGctgctggctcctgggctggagGCTTTGGCATCTCCATGGTCAAAGTGTTTCTCATTTCTCGCCTTTCTTACTGTGGCCCCAACATCATCAaccacttcttctgtgatgtCTCCCCATTGCTCAACCTTTCATGCACTGACATGTCCACAGCCGAACTTACAGACTTTGTTCTGGCCATTTTTATCCTGCTGGGACCACTCTCTGTCACTGGAGCTTCCTACATGGCCATCACTGGTGCTGTGATGCGCATCCCCTCCGCCGCCGGACGCCATAAAGCCTTTTCCACCTGTGCCTCTCACCTCACTGTTGTGGTCATCTTCTATGCAGCCAGTATCTTCATCTATGCCCGGCCTAAAGCACTCTCTGCTTTTGACACCAACAAGCTGGTCTCTGTACTCTATGCTGTCATTGTACCTTTGCTCAATCCCATCATCTACTGCTTGCGTAACCAAGAGGTCAAGAGAGCCCTACGTCGAACTCTTCACCTGTACCAGGGACAGGATGCTAACCTGAGGAAATCTGGCAGAGAAATGGTTAGAGGGGAAGTGTGAAGTCTGGTGAAACTGGGGTTGATATCTTCTATGAAGTCCTGAGGAGTTCTGGGGGCCAAAATTAGAGGTTAGCATTTCAAAGGAATCTCTGCAGAGAATACCTCCTATGATTAGtccaggagaaggaagaggaatggATTGTAAGCCAGAAGTTAAATTTTTACAGGACTTTTCTATAAATTACAATTTAGAGGCTGGTGTAGTATTGTGTCCACTATTGAATTTACCCAGTCCCACTTCTACCCAAGGAAGTACAGGCTTCATTATGGAAAAACAACAGACTTTATCATGAGCTCTCATCTATCAGAGCCTATTGACTGTTACCTCTGAGGTAACAGGTTCAGGAGGTGATCATTCTAGTGTGAGTTACAAAGCAAGGAGATAAGAAGCAGATGTTTTGTGTTGACAACATATCATTTCCTAGACCACAggggtttctaatttcatttctaatttacTGAGGTCAGTGTCTACATTAAACTAGTGACTGAAAGCAACTGTTTCTTTAATCTTCTGTCTCCCTAGTTAGGCTATAGGCATCATGGAGACAGGATCACATGTGCTTACATGCCATTTTAATACGATGGCCCACAACAGTACCTAATACATAATGGctatgaataaatataataaataaatatagcttGGAGTTACGGAGGCAAGGAACATGTGTCACACATATAGATGGATTTGGCAGGCACAGGAACTAAACCCTTTACTAGGATATGGAAGGCTACAAATTGACTCAGTCTTGCTgaaaggaaatatgaatatatattacaaACCCTAAAAATATTGAAACCATTCTGATTCAAAAAGATTTgtgtagatatttttatttataatgacaataacatggaaatatatttaacttttacaAATAGGGAATTATTTAAGTGAATTAGAGACATTAAAAGGAATATTATGAagatatgaaaataatacaatCTAAATAGAATTAATGAGAGAAAGACTGTTCTTAATATTCTCAATATGTGAAAAGGTTAGGCTACCTAACAGTATCAAAAGAATcagccttatttatttgtttaaacctaaatagaaagaattttaataaattattggtGATAGCTATGCAATGGACCTCttattcttataaattatatCCTGTGGTAAAGCATTGTTCccaacatatttatttaaataaacatttcttagtCAATAagatctataattttatttatctggaTAGAAAGATAGTTGGAAGatatgtaatataattttcagaaatttagcTCCCTACACTTTTGCCCAAGACCTAGAACCCTGAAGACAAAGAAGCTTCTATCTCCAATTGTGGCATCTGattattgctgttgtttttttagttatatgctGCTTAATAAAGTTTGTGAAAGGCTACTAGCAAGGATATTGGGCATTGTTTGCTAGTCTAGACTTAccacaaattttaaataataaatatatttgtgccAAAACTTTTATATAACCTTATAAGTGTCTTACAGTAAGTTTAAAGATGACTGGATATAAAGTTTATCAAAAGTCTACCCCAAACTGTCACCCCCTGAACAAGTTTCTGAAGGGGATAATGATCTGGGAGGGGTGGGTGCCTTCTCTGGACATCACTATTATAAGTTTACTCTAGTTAATAGTACAAATGAGATGTTGGTTTTCTtccttgtgtttttctttattttctgagcctttttaaaaatgaaacacattactttttcaagttaaaaaaatctctaatttTGACTTCAAGTTTGAGTTTAAGTACTTCAGGTATGGAAATAATATTTAGCATAGTGTCCTGAATATATTCATCTTTTgataaaaaatgaatgagaggAGGTTTGTTTCTATGTGAACTATGACAAGATTGAGCCCTCTATTGACCTGGACTGAATTTCAATAGTTGTATGACCCTCATGGCTTGCACTGATTTTAAGGTCATAAAACCTCCTGAGGTTTTTCAAAACGAATCATTAATATCTGGTAAAGTTTTCTTCATTCTCCGTTGATTTAACTTATTTCTCCCTTTAATGTAGATATGGGACTTtgttttattcctgttccttttgGTCCTATTTGTTTCAGACTATCTTTATAATCTGCCAATCTTTCAAATTGTCGAATAGATGATGTAACTTTTGGGGAGGTCACTATTCTCTTGCATCAGTGCAGGAGGCAGAAGTACTGGGTCGTTCAGAAAGGAGTGCTATTCAGCATTTCCAAAGGCAGCTAACATCTACAGGAAAGTGATAATCAATACAGAGGATTTTTGTACCAAAAATATTGAGTGGGggctgggaagtggctcagtggtagtgcacttgcctggcatgcacaagggcccaggttcaatccctagtaacctcCTTCAAGAAAAGTCAGGTGGTTCCCACCAATGTTGAATAAAACTCTGCCTTTCAAATTTCTTCATAGCCTGTTCTGATTCTCCTTTTGGTCTTTATTTTAAACTCTTGTTCACTACACACCTTGtacacatagattttttttattgctattacagtatttattttatataaacaatcTAGTATCTTAACATTTGCCAACATTTAACATTGTTAGCAAATATCCCCAAAACCTTTCTGgatgaataacattttaaatataacaatCATCCTGCAGTTCTGAAAATCCTATCTCTGCTATTAAAAAACTATTGCAGTTATGAAATATGAGTAAAGACTGTCAAATAT
It includes:
- the Or6a2 gene encoding olfactory receptor 6A2, with product MERRNHSGKVSEFVLLGFPAPVPLRALLFSLSLLAYVLVLSENTLIIVAIRNHSTLHKPMYFFLANMSFLEIWYVTVTIPKMLAGFIGSKQNHGQIISFEGCMTQLYFFLGLGCTECVLLAVMAYDRYVAICHPLHYAVIVSGRLCVQLAAGSWAGGFGISMVKVFLISRLSYCGPNIINHFFCDVSPLLNLSCTDMSTAELTDFVLAIFILLGPLSVTGASYMAITGAVMRIPSAAGRHKAFSTCASHLTVVVIFYAASIFIYARPKALSAFDTNKLVSVLYAVIVPLLNPIIYCLRNQEVKRALRRTLHLYQGQDANLRKSGREMVRGEV